Proteins from one Ascaphus truei isolate aAscTru1 chromosome 19, aAscTru1.hap1, whole genome shotgun sequence genomic window:
- the LOC142470248 gene encoding uncharacterized protein LOC142470248, translating into MGIKRKYAKTPAVTHSPERKTPQEMGVKLKNAKTSAVTHSPERKTPQEIGIKRKYAKTPAVTHSPERKTPQEMGIKCKDAKSPAVTHSPERKTPQEMGIKRKQNSNIKQLVKKTKNQTSVFSFEQALACGTDNNPKALKRKSANQPGVNSEVIGKGKKSLEPSEQGKVKAHHSNLSLQMINSVQVFHPLVKKAGPTGPGAPAESITLGNKLGPMQGRQSQTSASHVQWSLTDAIKRFMAKKQDSISGIKGVGINARPRLFKIHEYTRPDIKTSEIKQHGENKASVIENPKHFPVISIEQEAAVRCIEKVSQTTIPIQAPFNQKHQLSNLQHQLSNLQLPINVPSRVDNFTPSFCQQPLQELEVSIPIPPEQREEREAMKRKAQLERE; encoded by the coding sequence atggggatcaaacgtaaatatgcaaaaactcctgcagttactcatagtcctgagcggaagacacctcaggagatgggggtcaaacttaaaaatgcaaagacttctgcagttactcatagtcctgagcggaagacacctcaggagatcgggatcaaacgtaaatatgcaaaaactcctgcagttactcatagtcctgagcggaagacacctcaggaaatggggatcaaatgtaaagatgcaaagtctcctgcagttactcatagtcctgagcgaaagacacctcaagagatggggatcaaacgtaaacaaaacagcaatatcaagcagctagtgaagaaaacaaagaaccagaccagcgttttcagttttgagcaagcgctggcttgtggtactgataataaccccaaagctctcaaaagaaaaagtgctaatcagcctggagtgaattcagaagtcattgggaagggcaagaagtcattggaaccttctgaacaaggaaaggtgaaagcccatcacagcaacctcagcctccaaatgattaactctgttcaagtatttcacccattggttaaaaaagcaggtcccacaggtccaggggcacccgcagaatccattacacttggaaataagcttggaccaatgcaaggacgtcaaagccagacttctgcttctcatgttcagtggtctcttactgatgcgattaaaaggttcatggccaaaaaacaggacagtatttctggaattaaaggagtcggtattaatgccaggcctaggctatttaaaatacatgagtacacaagacctgacattaaaaccagtgaaatcaaacaacatggggaaaacaaagcttcagttatagagaatcccaaacacttcccagtgatatccatagaacaggaagctgcagtaagatgcattgaaaaggtcagccaaaccactatccccattcaagctcctttcaaccagaagcaccagctttctaacctgcagcaccagctttctaacctgcagcttcctatcaatgtacccagtagagtggacaacttcactccatccttctgtcaacagcctctccaagagcttgaggtctccatacctattccaccagaacagagagaggagagagaggctatgaaaaggaaagcacaactggagagggagtaa